One segment of Sylvia atricapilla isolate bSylAtr1 chromosome 8, bSylAtr1.pri, whole genome shotgun sequence DNA contains the following:
- the MAPK8 gene encoding mitogen-activated protein kinase 8 isoform X2: MSRSKRDNNFYSVEIGDSTFTVLKRYQNLKPIGSGAQGIVCAAYDAILERNVAIKKLSRPFQNQTHAKRAYRELVLMKCVNHKNIIGLLNVFTPQKSLEEFQDVYIVMELMDANLCQVIQMELDHERMSYLLYQMLCGIKHLHSAGIIHRDLKPSNIVVKSDCTLKILDFGLARTAGTSFMMTPYVVTRYYRAPEVILGMGYKENVDLWSVGCIMGEMVCHKILFPGRDYIDQWNKVIEQLGTPCPEFMKKLQPTVRTYVENRPKYAGYSFEKLFPDVLFPADSEHNKLKASQARDLLSKMLVIDASKRISVDEALQHPYINVWYDPSEAEAPPPKIPDKQLDEREHTIEEWKELIYKEVMDLEERTKNGVIRGQPAPLGAAMINGSQHPSSSSSVNDVSSMSTDPTLASDTDSSLETSAGPLGCCR; this comes from the exons ATGAGCAGGAGCAAGCGTGACAACAATTTCTACAGCGTTGAAATTGGGGACTCAACTTTCACCGTGTTGAAACGGTATCAGAATTTGAAACCAATAGGATCAGGAGCACAAGGGATAGTATG tgcAGCTTATGATGCCATCCTTGAGAGGAATGTTGCAATCAAGAAGTTAAGCCGACCGTTTCAGAACCAAACCCACGCTAAAAGAGCCTACAGAGAGCTTGTCCTTATGAAGTGTGTTAATCACAAAAAT ATAATCGGCCTACTGAATGTGTTCACACCGCAAAAATCCCTGGAAGAATTTCAAGATGT cTACATAGTGATGGAACTCATGGATGCAAATCTCTGCCAAGTGATTCAGATGGAGCTAGACCATGAACGAATGTCCTATCTTCTTTATCAAATGCTGTGTGGTATCAAACATCTTCATTCAGCTGGGATTATTCATAGG gatttaaagCCCAGTAATATAGTAGTAAAATCAGACTGCACTTTGAAGATTCTTGACTTTGGACTGGCCAGAACTGCAGGAACTAGTTTTATGATGACGCCTTATGTAGTGACTCGTTACTACAGAGCACCAGAGGTCATCCTAGGGATGGGATACAAAGAAAACG TGGATTTATGGTCTGTGGGGTGCATTATGGGCGAAATGGTTTGCCACAAAATCCTCTTTCCAGGAAGGGACT ATATTGATCAATGGAATAAAGTTATAGAGCAGCTAGGAACACCATGCCCCGAATTTATGAAGAAATTACAGCCTACAGTCCGAACTTACGTGGAGAACAGACCTAAATATGCTGGTTATAGTTTTGAAAAACTCTTTCCAGATGTCCTTTTCCCAGCTGACTCTGAACACAATAAACTTAAAG caaGTCAAGCAAGAGATTTGTTATCAAAAATGCTGGTTATAGATGCTTCTAAAAGAATCTCTGTGGATGAAGCCCTGCAGCACCCATATATCAATGTTTGGTATGATCCATCAGAAGCAGAAGCC cctcCACCAAAAATACCAGATAAGCAGTTAGATGAAAGGGAGCACACGATAGAGGAGTGGAAAG AGTTGATATACAAGGAAGTCATGGACCTGGAGGAGAGAACCAAGAACGGGGTTATACGTGGCCAACCAGCCCCTTTAG GTGCAGCAATGATCAATGGCTCTCAACACCCATCTTCATCGTCATCTGTCAATGATGTGTCTTCAATGTCAACAGATCCAACATTGGCCTCTGATACAGACAGCAGTCTAGAAACCTCAGCTGGACCTCTGGGTTGCTGTAGATGA
- the MAPK8 gene encoding mitogen-activated protein kinase 8 isoform X1, which yields MSRSKRDNNFYSVEIGDSTFTVLKRYQNLKPIGSGAQGIVCAAYDAILERNVAIKKLSRPFQNQTHAKRAYRELVLMKCVNHKNIIGLLNVFTPQKSLEEFQDVYIVMELMDANLCQVIQMELDHERMSYLLYQMLCGIKHLHSAGIIHRDLKPSNIVVKSDCTLKILDFGLARTAGTSFMMTPYVVTRYYRAPEVILGMGYKENVDIWSVGCIMGEMIKGGVLFPGTDHIDQWNKVIEQLGTPCPEFMKKLQPTVRTYVENRPKYAGYSFEKLFPDVLFPADSEHNKLKASQARDLLSKMLVIDASKRISVDEALQHPYINVWYDPSEAEAPPPKIPDKQLDEREHTIEEWKELIYKEVMDLEERTKNGVIRGQPAPLGAAMINGSQHPSSSSSVNDVSSMSTDPTLASDTDSSLETSAGPLGCCR from the exons ATGAGCAGGAGCAAGCGTGACAACAATTTCTACAGCGTTGAAATTGGGGACTCAACTTTCACCGTGTTGAAACGGTATCAGAATTTGAAACCAATAGGATCAGGAGCACAAGGGATAGTATG tgcAGCTTATGATGCCATCCTTGAGAGGAATGTTGCAATCAAGAAGTTAAGCCGACCGTTTCAGAACCAAACCCACGCTAAAAGAGCCTACAGAGAGCTTGTCCTTATGAAGTGTGTTAATCACAAAAAT ATAATCGGCCTACTGAATGTGTTCACACCGCAAAAATCCCTGGAAGAATTTCAAGATGT cTACATAGTGATGGAACTCATGGATGCAAATCTCTGCCAAGTGATTCAGATGGAGCTAGACCATGAACGAATGTCCTATCTTCTTTATCAAATGCTGTGTGGTATCAAACATCTTCATTCAGCTGGGATTATTCATAGG gatttaaagCCCAGTAATATAGTAGTAAAATCAGACTGCACTTTGAAGATTCTTGACTTTGGACTGGCCAGAACTGCAGGAACTAGTTTTATGATGACGCCTTATGTAGTGACTCGTTACTACAGAGCACCAGAGGTCATCCTAGGGATGGGATACAAAGAAAACG ttgaCATTTGGTCAGTTGGGTGCATCATGGGAGAAATGATCAAAGGTGGTGTTTTATTTCCTGGTACAGATC ATATTGATCAATGGAATAAAGTTATAGAGCAGCTAGGAACACCATGCCCCGAATTTATGAAGAAATTACAGCCTACAGTCCGAACTTACGTGGAGAACAGACCTAAATATGCTGGTTATAGTTTTGAAAAACTCTTTCCAGATGTCCTTTTCCCAGCTGACTCTGAACACAATAAACTTAAAG caaGTCAAGCAAGAGATTTGTTATCAAAAATGCTGGTTATAGATGCTTCTAAAAGAATCTCTGTGGATGAAGCCCTGCAGCACCCATATATCAATGTTTGGTATGATCCATCAGAAGCAGAAGCC cctcCACCAAAAATACCAGATAAGCAGTTAGATGAAAGGGAGCACACGATAGAGGAGTGGAAAG AGTTGATATACAAGGAAGTCATGGACCTGGAGGAGAGAACCAAGAACGGGGTTATACGTGGCCAACCAGCCCCTTTAG GTGCAGCAATGATCAATGGCTCTCAACACCCATCTTCATCGTCATCTGTCAATGATGTGTCTTCAATGTCAACAGATCCAACATTGGCCTCTGATACAGACAGCAGTCTAGAAACCTCAGCTGGACCTCTGGGTTGCTGTAGATGA
- the MAPK8 gene encoding mitogen-activated protein kinase 8 isoform X3, producing MSRSKRDNNFYSVEIGDSTFTVLKRYQNLKPIGSGAQGIVCAAYDAILERNVAIKKLSRPFQNQTHAKRAYRELVLMKCVNHKNIIGLLNVFTPQKSLEEFQDVYIVMELMDANLCQVIQMELDHERMSYLLYQMLCGIKHLHSAGIIHRDLKPSNIVVKSDCTLKILDFGLARTAGTSFMMTPYVVTRYYRAPEVILGMGYKENVDIWSVGCIMGEMIKGGVLFPGTDHIDQWNKVIEQLGTPCPEFMKKLQPTVRTYVENRPKYAGYSFEKLFPDVLFPADSEHNKLKASQARDLLSKMLVIDASKRISVDEALQHPYINVWYDPSEAEAPPPKIPDKQLDEREHTIEEWKELIYKEVMDLEERTKNGVIRGQPAPLAQVQQ from the exons ATGAGCAGGAGCAAGCGTGACAACAATTTCTACAGCGTTGAAATTGGGGACTCAACTTTCACCGTGTTGAAACGGTATCAGAATTTGAAACCAATAGGATCAGGAGCACAAGGGATAGTATG tgcAGCTTATGATGCCATCCTTGAGAGGAATGTTGCAATCAAGAAGTTAAGCCGACCGTTTCAGAACCAAACCCACGCTAAAAGAGCCTACAGAGAGCTTGTCCTTATGAAGTGTGTTAATCACAAAAAT ATAATCGGCCTACTGAATGTGTTCACACCGCAAAAATCCCTGGAAGAATTTCAAGATGT cTACATAGTGATGGAACTCATGGATGCAAATCTCTGCCAAGTGATTCAGATGGAGCTAGACCATGAACGAATGTCCTATCTTCTTTATCAAATGCTGTGTGGTATCAAACATCTTCATTCAGCTGGGATTATTCATAGG gatttaaagCCCAGTAATATAGTAGTAAAATCAGACTGCACTTTGAAGATTCTTGACTTTGGACTGGCCAGAACTGCAGGAACTAGTTTTATGATGACGCCTTATGTAGTGACTCGTTACTACAGAGCACCAGAGGTCATCCTAGGGATGGGATACAAAGAAAACG ttgaCATTTGGTCAGTTGGGTGCATCATGGGAGAAATGATCAAAGGTGGTGTTTTATTTCCTGGTACAGATC ATATTGATCAATGGAATAAAGTTATAGAGCAGCTAGGAACACCATGCCCCGAATTTATGAAGAAATTACAGCCTACAGTCCGAACTTACGTGGAGAACAGACCTAAATATGCTGGTTATAGTTTTGAAAAACTCTTTCCAGATGTCCTTTTCCCAGCTGACTCTGAACACAATAAACTTAAAG caaGTCAAGCAAGAGATTTGTTATCAAAAATGCTGGTTATAGATGCTTCTAAAAGAATCTCTGTGGATGAAGCCCTGCAGCACCCATATATCAATGTTTGGTATGATCCATCAGAAGCAGAAGCC cctcCACCAAAAATACCAGATAAGCAGTTAGATGAAAGGGAGCACACGATAGAGGAGTGGAAAG AGTTGATATACAAGGAAGTCATGGACCTGGAGGAGAGAACCAAGAACGGGGTTATACGTGGCCAACCAGCCCCTTTAG CACAGGTGCAGCAATGA